The genomic DNA GTTAAGCTATTCAGTTTATTAGCTTTTACGATATGGTAATCTTTTAATAGGCCTTCGTAGTAATTTTAAGCTAATTTTGTTTCGAAAATAGATTTTTTTTATTGTGAGTATATGTTTAGCTATTTTTGTGTGGATGTCTAAGTTAGCTATCTTTTTTTGAAGGATAATATTTATGGAATCTATTTTCAATTAATAATATTATTTTTATACTTTATAAAAGTTTTCCTATTTTGTGTAATTTTATTCTTTAAAAGTGTATTTATCAGATGAAATTTAAGAATTAAATATTTGGATTTAAATTAATTTTCATGAAAATATGGGTGGTTTAAATGACAATTTTTATTTTTAATTTTGTTTTTTAATTACATGATTTTGATTAATAAATTATTTATATTTATATTGATATAGTGTTAATTTAATTAGTGTGGTTTTTCAATAAACCTTGGATCGATTTTTATGGATTTTGAAAAAATTTATGCAAAGTTACCTGGAGCTATTAAATATAATAATCACATGCTTAATTTCTTTTTAAAAGTTCCTAAAAAGTTACAAAATCTAAATAAGAAATCTAATCAGTTAGATTCACAAAATCAATTGTTGGATTTGCTTTTTACGAGTTGTGATATTAAAATAAAAGGTACTTTAAGAAATGTGCAACTATTATATGTGGAGTTACTTCGTTTTTTAGATAATGTCTGTAAAAAGCATGATATTGATTATTGGATTGATTATGGTACTTTACTTGGGGCGGTTCGTCATGGTGGATTTATTCCCTGGGATGATGATATAGATTTATCTATCATGAGAAAAGACTATGAAAAACTAATCAAAGTTCTTCCAGAAGAAATATCTAAATATGAATACTTTAAAGAAAACTGTGGATTATCTTTACTTATTGAAAATCAAAAAAACTATTTTGAAGGATTTAAAAGTGTTTATGATGTTAATGATGAAAATAATTTTTTAGATGGAGACAAGTTTTCATTTTTACAAATTGCTTGGTTAAAACCATATGTTAAGATTGATTTATTCCCAAAGGATTATCTTTTAGAAGAAAAACTAGAATCTTTTAAAAAAAATTATGTGTCAACTAAGTACAAGTTTAATTATGATGTTAAATCAGGTAAAAAAACTTTCTGGAGTGAATTTAATAAAGTAAAAAAAGATTTAGGTTTAGTTAACACTGAAACAAAATATTTAACTGATTCAATTGATGTTTTACAATTAACTCCTGTGTGGATTTTTGAGACAGATAAAATGTTTCCATTAAAAACAATAAAATTTGAAGAATATGAATTTAAATGCCCTAAAGATATAAATTATGCTTTAGAGGTTTCATTTGGTAAAGATTATATGCATATTCCAAGTGTAATTGAAAATCATAGTGTGGTTCCATTTATAGAGCATCAATTTGATTCAGTTGATGAAATGAATGAATCATTTTCAAAATCTATTGGTTATTTAAAAGAAATTAATGATAATTTTTTCAATGAGTGATAAAATATGTTAAATTTTACAGTAGGTCCAGTAATGTCTGATGATATAGTTTTAGAAATTGGAAGTAAGCAAGTTCCATATTTTAGAACTCCTGAATTCTCAGATTTAATGTTTGAAAATGAAGGATTAATAAAAAAATTTACTTATGCTCCTGAAGGTTCAAGAACAGTTTTTATCACTGGATCAGGAACAGCTTCGATGGAAGCAACAATTATGAATGTTTTTGATGAAAATGATAATGTTTTAATAGTTAATGGTGGTGGATTTGGTAATAGATTTGTTGAGTTATGCCAGTTACATAATATAAAATACACTGAAATTCCAATTTCTTTTGGTGAGACTTTAACTAAAAAAACACTTGATAAATATAATGGTGGAGATTTTACAGGATTTATTGTTAATATACATGAAACATCTATTGGTCTTCATTATGATTTAGATTTAATAAGTCAATTTTGCCATGAAAACGATTTATTTTTAGTTGTTGATGCAATAAGTTCATTTTTAGCAGATCCAATTGATATGGAAAAACAAAATATCAATGTTTTAATCACTGGTTCACAAAAAGCATTAGCTTGCCCTCCAGGAATTTCGGTCATTGTTTTAGATAAAAATGCTATTTCTCGTATAAATGATATTACTTGTAAATCTATGTATTTTGATTTAAAAGATGCTTTAAAAAATGGTGAGCGAGGTCAAACACCTTTCACTCCAGCTGTAGGAACTTTAATACAAATTAATGCTAGGTTAAAAGAAATTGATAAACATGGTGGAGTTGAAACAGAAATAAAAAGAATAGCTAATGTAGCATCTGATTTTAGATTAAAAATCAAAGATTTGCCTTTTGAAGTATGTTCTAGTGAATTATCTAATGCAGTTACTCCACTTCATCCATTAACTGCAAAAGCATCAGATATTTTTAATATTTTAAAAGATGAATACGGAATTTGGATTTGTCCAAATGGTGGGGAATTAGAAGATACTTTGTTTCGTGTAGGTCATATTGGAGCTCTCACAACAAAAGATAATGATACCTTAATAAATGCATTAAAAGACTTGGAAAAAAGGGGAATTATATGATTAAAGTTATAACCTATGGTACATATGATTTATTCCATTATGGTCATCAAAGATTGCTGGAAAGGGCAAAAGCACTTGGGGATTATTTAATTGTAGGTGTTACTGCTGATGATTTTGATAAAAATAGGGGAAAAATAAATGTACAACAGTCATTAATGGAAAGGATAGGATCAGTAAGGGCAACAGGATTAGCTGATGAAATCATTATAGAAGAATATGAAGGTCAAAAAATAGATGATATTAAAAGATATGATATTGATATTTTCACTGTAGGGTCTGATTGGGTTGGAGAATTTGATTATCTTAATGAATACTGTGATGTTGTTTATTTAGAGAGAACTGAGGGAGTTTCAAGTACAGATATACGATCAAAAGATAGACAAATTACTTTAGGTTTAGTTGGTGAAGGATTAATCTTAAACAAATTTTACAATGAAACTCAATATGTTAATGGATTAACTGTTGGTGGAATATGTTCATGTGATAAAAACCAACTTAATGACTTTGATAATGATTTAATTTTGACTCAGAACTTTGATGAATTAATAGATGATGTTGATGCAATATTTATTGTGTCTCATCCATCAAAACATTATAAACAAGTAAAAAAGGCACTTGAAAATGGTGTCCATGTTTTATGTGAATCTCCAATTGCTCTTAAAGAAGAAGAATTTTGTGAATTATTCAAACTAGCTAAAAAAAATAATTTAATTTTAATGGATTCAATTAAAACAGCATATTCTACTGCTTATAATAGACTTTTGTTACTTGCTAAAAAAGGTAAAATTGGAGATGTAATATCTGTTGATGCAACATGTACTAGTTTAGCAGAAGGGTCTAGTGATGATTGGAATACTATCACTGCATGGGGTCCAACAGCATTATTGCCAATTTTTCAGTTACTTGGTGTGAATTATAATAACAAAAACATTAATTCTCTTTTATTAAATAATATTGAGAATTTTGATTTATTTACAAAAATAGATTTCACATATCCAAATGCAGTAGCTTCTATAAAAGTTGGAAAAGGAGTTAAATCAGAAGGTGAATTAATAATTTCTGGAACAAAAGGTTATATTTATGTTCCAGCACCATGGTGGAAAACAGATTACTTTGAAATACGTTTTGAGAATCAAAATGAAAATAAAAAATATTTCTACCAATTAGATGGTGAAGGAATAAGATATGAACTTGTAGCATTTATAAAATCAATTGAATTAAATAAAACAGGTTCATATATTGATATTAATATTTCTAAAGAAATATCTGCAATAATAGAAGATTTTGAAAACTGTAAATTTAATCATTTAGGATGAATTTATTTATAAGGTCCAAAATCAACTGTGTTATAAATATGATTATATCTTTCATTTTCTGGAGGTAACTCCATATAATTTTTATCATATAATAAAGTTAAATATGTGTCATAATCATGGGGAACATTAATTTCAATATTTTCAAATTTAACTTTTTTAGCAGGACTTAATGATGATTTAGGTATTATTCTTGGAGTATTGTATGTTGTACTAAGGTTACATACATAGTCGCATTTTTCATTAAGAGATTTATCCACAAATTGGGTTCCATATTTTTTTATTTTTTGAAAATTTATTTTAAATAATTTAAAAATAACTTTAATAACTTTTCCAATTTTTTCTTTATTTTTAGATATGTATGCTTCGCTGTTTGTTATTTCATAAATCCAAATTAATTTCCTTAAAAGTTTCCATTTAAATAAGAATTTTTTTCTTTTGTTTTTATTATTAGGGATGTTGTCTAATACAAATAAATCTAAACTTAAACCTAATGTAAAATCGGTATTAATATCGTAATATTCTTCAGTTTTTGTTCCTTTTAAGTTCCATTGTGAATAAAGTCTACAGTAACCTTTTTTATTTCTAGAACTTAATAATTCATATTTATCTTGAGGTAATTTTTCTAATACATCTAATAATTTTTCGTATTGATCCCTTAATAAAATTAAATCAATATCATCATCCCAAGGGATAAATCCATTATGTCTTATAGCTCCAATCAATGTGCCTGAATCTGCAAAGTATTCTATGTCATTTTCTTCACATATTTTAATAAAATCAGTTAACATCATTAAATTTAAATCTTGAATGTGTTTTAAAACTTGGGAATCATATTTATTGAATTTGTCAGGTATTCTTATAACTGCCATATATATGCCTCTACTATTTTAATTTATATATGACAAATCACATAAATATTATTGTATTTAAGTAAAATAGGTTTTACAATGATTATTTATTTTATAAAATAATGATATAATATTTATTGGGGATATTAGTAATGCAAGCAATTATTCTAGCAGCTGGAATGGGAAAACGTTTAAAAGAGTTAACAAATGATGTTACTAAATGTATGGTTAAAATAAATAATGTCACTATGATTGAAAGAATGTTATCACAATTAGATGACTTAAATTTAAATAAAATTATTTTAGTAATTGGATATAAAGGAAACAAATTAAAAGATTTTATTAAAACATTAAATGTTAATACTCCTATTGAATTTATTGAAAATGAAATTTATGATAAAACAAATAATATTTATTCTCTTTTTCTAGCTAAAGATTATTTATTAAAAGAAGATTCTTTAATTTTAGAATCTGATTTAATTTTTGAAAATGGGATATTGGAGGATTTGATTAATGATCCATATCCTAACTTAGCATTAGTAGCTAAATTTGAAAGTTGGATGGATGGAACTGTTGTTACAATTGATAATCAAAATAATATTATGAATTTTTTATCTAAAAATCAATTTTCATTTGAAGATATTCCTAATTACTATAAAACAGTTAATATTTATAAATTTAGTAAAGATTTTTCAAATCATTACTATGTTCCATTTTTAGAAGCCTATATTCATGCTTTAGGAACCAATGAATATTATGAACAAGTTTTAAAAGTGATTAGTAATTTAGATGAGTCACATATTAAAGTTAAAAAACTTGTTGATAAAAATTGGTATGAAATAGATGATATTCAAGATTTAAATATTGCAGAATCAATTTTTGCCCCATATGATGAAAAACTATCTAAATTCAGTTCTAGGTATGGTGGATATTGGAGATATCCTCGTATGTTGGATTTTTGTTATTTGGTAAATCCATATTATCCACCCCAGTCTTTAATTGATGAATTAAAGTCTAATTTTGAGATTTTACTTGAAAGTTATCCTTCAGGGATGGAAATTAATAGTTTACTTGCAGCCAAATATTTTGGAATCAATCAAAATCAGATTTGTGTTGGGAATGGTGCTTCAGAATTAATTAAATCATTAATTGAAAAAGTTTTAGATTTTGATGATAAATTAGGTGTTATAACACCAACATTTGAGGAATATTCTCATAGAAAAAATCCTGAAAATATTATTAGTTTCACTCCAAATAATAATAGCTTCCAGTATGATGTTGATGATATTATATCATTTTTTGATAATAAAGATATTAAAATGTTAATCTTAATAAATCCAGATAATCCTTCTGGAAATTATATTTATAAAAATGATTCATTAAAATTAGCTACTTGGGCTGAAAATAATGGGATTACTTTAGTAATTGATGAATCTTTTATAGATTTTGAAGATGTGGAAGAAAATCCATCTTTTTTAGATCAAAAAATTTTAAAGGAATATCCAAATTTAATCATTGTAAAAAGTATTTCAAAATCATTTGGAGTTCCGGGTTTAAGATTGGGTGTTTTAGCATCTAACAATTTAGAGTTAATAAAATATATTAAAAAAGATGTGGCTATTTGGAATATTAATTCATTTGGAGAATTTTATCTTCAGATATTTGAAAAATATAAATCTGATTATGAAGAGGGTATTATTAAATTTAAACAAAGTAGAAATAAATTAGAAAAAGATTTAGGTTCTATTAAAAATTTACGTGTAATTCCATCTCAAGCTAATTATCTTATGTGTGAAGTTCAGGGGGAAATTAGCAGTACAGATCTTACTGAAATTTTATTAAATAAATATGATATATTAATAAAAGATTTGTTTTCTAAAAACGGTTGTTATGGGAAATCTTATGTAAGACTTGCTGTTCGTGATGAAAAAGATAATTCTGCTTTATTTGAAGCATTAAAAGAAATTTTAGATTGATAAAATGAATGTTACAATTATTGGTGGCGGTAATATTGGTACATTAATTGCTGCTGAACTTTTAAATAAAAATTATGATGTTTGTATTTATACCTCTAAAGTAGATCAATGGGGTGATTCTTTAGAAGTTTATGATGTTAATAATAAGTTTTTATTTGAATCTACTGGTTTAAAAGTAACAGATAATATTCATAATGCTCTAAAAACTGCAGAAATTATTTTTATAACTTATCCTGCAGCATTATTTCATAAACTTTCAAAAGATATGGAAAATCATGTTCATAGAGGTCAATATATTGGTGTTGTGCCTGGAAGTGGTGGTGCTGAATTTTTATTTGGTAATTTAATAGCTAAAGGTTGTATTTTATTTGGTTTACAAAGAGTACATAGTATTGCGAGATTAAAAGAATATGGGAAATCTGTGTTGATGTTGGGAAGAAAAGATGGGTTAGATATAGCCACTTTCCCAAGAGGGTTTGAACTTTTTGTTAAAAATTTACTTGAAAACATGTTTGATTTGCCGTGCAATGTTATAACTAATTATTTGGCTATAACATTAACTCCTTCCAATCCTATTTTACATACAAGTAGATTATATTCAATGTTTAATCAAAAACAAATATTTGATAAAAATATTTTATTTTATGAAGAATGGGATGATGATTCATCTGAGTTAATGATTAAATGTGATAGTCAATTGCAAGATTTATGTGATGTATTAAGGATTAATGGTGTTAAATCATTGAAAGATCATTATGAAAGTTATTCAATAAAATCTATGACTCAAAAGATAAAATCTATTGGAGCATTTAAAGGTTTAACTTCGCCTATGATTCAAACAGATAATGGGTGGATTCCAGATTTTTCATCAAGATATTTTACAACAGATTTTTCATTTGGCTTAAAAGTTATTATTGATATTGCAAGAATTTATAATGTTGATGTAAGTTATTTAGAAAAAATTTGGGATTGGTATTATAATTTGTGCAATCCAAAAAATTATTTTGATTTATTTAAATTGGGAATTAGTTCTCAAAAAGATTTTGAAAAATATTATTATTTTGATGGCTAAGTTATAATATTTAATTATGATAAAAAATAAAATTTGGAAATTATGGATGTTTTATGTGTTTTTTTACACTCTCTGTAAAAATAATCCCATAAAATTTCATTTTTAATTAATTTTTCAAATACCTAATTCAGGGATGACATACGTTGCAGGGTTTGTATCCATTTGATTCTGCTTCTTGTTTTGAATTAAATGTAATTTTATTTTCTTCATTAATTTTTTTAGCCCATTTACATCCTGGGGTGTGGAATTTATCTGAGTTTGCACTTGCTACATAAGTTTGGTCATTGTCTGTTTGTGTAGTGTCTTTATGAATACTATTTATTTTACAAATAATCAGATTTCCATCATTATTTTCATAATAACTTATGTTGGCTGTTTTTCCATTATTTAATTGTTCAGTTAGGTTTTTATAGTATTTGTCGGGTATGTATATATCGACTGGTTTGGAGTCTATTGTTGTTTGAATGCAATATGGGTCGTTATTTTTAAATAAATCATCATAACTTATTAAGGTTGTTTTGCAGTTTTGTGTATGTGCACTAACACTACTTAAACATAAAACTATTATCATGATTGAAATTAATATTATTTTTTTATTCATGTTTTATTGTCCTTTTTATATTTAGAAATCTTGAAATTGATTTAATATATGTTTTAAGTATTTTTTATAAATAACTTTTTTTTTTTAAATGGATTATATGAATAAATCATATGAAAATTTCATGATTAATATACAATTCATTGGTTTTTAGTTAATGAGTTTATCAGG from uncultured Methanobrevibacter sp. includes the following:
- a CDS encoding phosphorylcholine transferase LicD, producing MDFEKIYAKLPGAIKYNNHMLNFFLKVPKKLQNLNKKSNQLDSQNQLLDLLFTSCDIKIKGTLRNVQLLYVELLRFLDNVCKKHDIDYWIDYGTLLGAVRHGGFIPWDDDIDLSIMRKDYEKLIKVLPEEISKYEYFKENCGLSLLIENQKNYFEGFKSVYDVNDENNFLDGDKFSFLQIAWLKPYVKIDLFPKDYLLEEKLESFKKNYVSTKYKFNYDVKSGKKTFWSEFNKVKKDLGLVNTETKYLTDSIDVLQLTPVWIFETDKMFPLKTIKFEEYEFKCPKDINYALEVSFGKDYMHIPSVIENHSVVPFIEHQFDSVDEMNESFSKSIGYLKEINDNFFNE
- a CDS encoding alanine--glyoxylate aminotransferase family protein, which translates into the protein MLNFTVGPVMSDDIVLEIGSKQVPYFRTPEFSDLMFENEGLIKKFTYAPEGSRTVFITGSGTASMEATIMNVFDENDNVLIVNGGGFGNRFVELCQLHNIKYTEIPISFGETLTKKTLDKYNGGDFTGFIVNIHETSIGLHYDLDLISQFCHENDLFLVVDAISSFLADPIDMEKQNINVLITGSQKALACPPGISVIVLDKNAISRINDITCKSMYFDLKDALKNGERGQTPFTPAVGTLIQINARLKEIDKHGGVETEIKRIANVASDFRLKIKDLPFEVCSSELSNAVTPLHPLTAKASDIFNILKDEYGIWICPNGGELEDTLFRVGHIGALTTKDNDTLINALKDLEKRGII
- a CDS encoding Gfo/Idh/MocA family oxidoreductase — protein: MIKVITYGTYDLFHYGHQRLLERAKALGDYLIVGVTADDFDKNRGKINVQQSLMERIGSVRATGLADEIIIEEYEGQKIDDIKRYDIDIFTVGSDWVGEFDYLNEYCDVVYLERTEGVSSTDIRSKDRQITLGLVGEGLILNKFYNETQYVNGLTVGGICSCDKNQLNDFDNDLILTQNFDELIDDVDAIFIVSHPSKHYKQVKKALENGVHVLCESPIALKEEEFCELFKLAKKNNLILMDSIKTAYSTAYNRLLLLAKKGKIGDVISVDATCTSLAEGSSDDWNTITAWGPTALLPIFQLLGVNYNNKNINSLLLNNIENFDLFTKIDFTYPNAVASIKVGKGVKSEGELIISGTKGYIYVPAPWWKTDYFEIRFENQNENKKYFYQLDGEGIRYELVAFIKSIELNKTGSYIDINISKEISAIIEDFENCKFNHLG
- a CDS encoding phosphorylcholine transferase LicD, which encodes MAVIRIPDKFNKYDSQVLKHIQDLNLMMLTDFIKICEENDIEYFADSGTLIGAIRHNGFIPWDDDIDLILLRDQYEKLLDVLEKLPQDKYELLSSRNKKGYCRLYSQWNLKGTKTEEYYDINTDFTLGLSLDLFVLDNIPNNKNKRKKFLFKWKLLRKLIWIYEITNSEAYISKNKEKIGKVIKVIFKLFKINFQKIKKYGTQFVDKSLNEKCDYVCNLSTTYNTPRIIPKSSLSPAKKVKFENIEINVPHDYDTYLTLLYDKNYMELPPENERYNHIYNTVDFGPYK
- a CDS encoding aminotransferase class I/II-fold pyridoxal phosphate-dependent enzyme, whose protein sequence is MQAIILAAGMGKRLKELTNDVTKCMVKINNVTMIERMLSQLDDLNLNKIILVIGYKGNKLKDFIKTLNVNTPIEFIENEIYDKTNNIYSLFLAKDYLLKEDSLILESDLIFENGILEDLINDPYPNLALVAKFESWMDGTVVTIDNQNNIMNFLSKNQFSFEDIPNYYKTVNIYKFSKDFSNHYYVPFLEAYIHALGTNEYYEQVLKVISNLDESHIKVKKLVDKNWYEIDDIQDLNIAESIFAPYDEKLSKFSSRYGGYWRYPRMLDFCYLVNPYYPPQSLIDELKSNFEILLESYPSGMEINSLLAAKYFGINQNQICVGNGASELIKSLIEKVLDFDDKLGVITPTFEEYSHRKNPENIISFTPNNNSFQYDVDDIISFFDNKDIKMLILINPDNPSGNYIYKNDSLKLATWAENNGITLVIDESFIDFEDVEENPSFLDQKILKEYPNLIIVKSISKSFGVPGLRLGVLASNNLELIKYIKKDVAIWNINSFGEFYLQIFEKYKSDYEEGIIKFKQSRNKLEKDLGSIKNLRVIPSQANYLMCEVQGEISSTDLTEILLNKYDILIKDLFSKNGCYGKSYVRLAVRDEKDNSALFEALKEILD
- a CDS encoding NAD/NADP-dependent octopine/nopaline dehydrogenase family protein, with the translated sequence MNVTIIGGGNIGTLIAAELLNKNYDVCIYTSKVDQWGDSLEVYDVNNKFLFESTGLKVTDNIHNALKTAEIIFITYPAALFHKLSKDMENHVHRGQYIGVVPGSGGAEFLFGNLIAKGCILFGLQRVHSIARLKEYGKSVLMLGRKDGLDIATFPRGFELFVKNLLENMFDLPCNVITNYLAITLTPSNPILHTSRLYSMFNQKQIFDKNILFYEEWDDDSSELMIKCDSQLQDLCDVLRINGVKSLKDHYESYSIKSMTQKIKSIGAFKGLTSPMIQTDNGWIPDFSSRYFTTDFSFGLKVIIDIARIYNVDVSYLEKIWDWYYNLCNPKNYFDLFKLGISSQKDFEKYYYFDG
- a CDS encoding Ada metal-binding domain-containing protein translates to MNKKIILISIMIIVLCLSSVSAHTQNCKTTLISYDDLFKNNDPYCIQTTIDSKPVDIYIPDKYYKNLTEQLNNGKTANISYYENNDGNLIICKINSIHKDTTQTDNDQTYVASANSDKFHTPGCKWAKKINEENKITFNSKQEAESNGYKPCNVCHP